One genomic window of bacterium includes the following:
- a CDS encoding tRNA-guanine transglycosylase, translated as MYQLKNNFSTQNPPFFMPDATYGVVNSVSWSDLKQIGTSAIVTNTLHNYLNYLNRTGRDMSLEELKNLTNSQKYNFRNLTNWQGGILTDSGGFQAYSFAKRGLGRVTDEFFKFSSPIDKSIHKLTPEKSIEIQFALYSDVIVVLDDPLEPDSEIGRIKSSVERTVRWAKICKDYFEKRLKEINEFDNNYKPLIFCVIQGGGNFELRKYCFDKLAAIGFGGYGWGGWPLDKDGSFLDELAEFNAELVNSLNYVLNVSPMKKVYNYAMGVGAPHDIIKCLKYGYDLFDCVLPTRNARHGTIYTWNDSLCDHCSNNSSRSSFETIRINSAKYEHDDRMINPNSKSEELRTTSFKYLRQLFKIKDSNAFRIASLQNLEFYNELVEKFC; from the coding sequence ATGTATCAATTGAAAAATAATTTCTCAACCCAAAATCCACCATTTTTCATGCCTGATGCAACTTATGGAGTTGTAAATTCAGTTTCTTGGTCAGATCTAAAACAAATTGGAACTTCTGCAATTGTGACAAATACTTTGCATAATTATCTAAACTATTTGAATAGAACTGGTAGAGATATGAGTTTAGAAGAATTGAAAAATTTAACGAATTCTCAAAAATATAACTTTAGGAATTTGACAAATTGGCAAGGTGGAATTTTAACTGATTCTGGAGGTTTTCAAGCATATAGTTTCGCAAAAAGAGGTTTAGGAAGAGTAACTGACGAGTTTTTCAAATTTAGCTCACCGATTGACAAAAGTATCCATAAACTAACACCAGAAAAATCAATTGAAATTCAGTTTGCACTTTATTCTGATGTCATAGTTGTACTTGATGATCCTCTTGAACCAGATTCTGAAATAGGTAGGATAAAATCATCAGTTGAAAGAACTGTTCGTTGGGCGAAGATTTGTAAAGATTATTTTGAAAAAAGACTAAAAGAAATAAATGAATTTGATAATAATTACAAACCTCTTATTTTTTGTGTAATTCAAGGTGGAGGAAATTTTGAACTAAGGAAATATTGTTTTGATAAACTTGCTGCAATCGGATTTGGTGGTTATGGTTGGGGAGGTTGGCCACTTGATAAAGATGGAAGTTTTTTGGATGAACTTGCTGAGTTTAATGCAGAACTTGTAAATAGCTTGAATTATGTTTTGAATGTGTCTCCAATGAAGAAAGTTTATAACTATGCAATGGGAGTAGGTGCGCCTCATGACATTATAAAATGCTTGAAGTATGGTTATGATCTTTTTGATTGCGTATTGCCAACTAGAAACGCAAGGCACGGGACTATTTATACTTGGAATGACTCGCTCTGTGATCATTGTAGTAATAATTCATCTCGTTCTAGTTTTGAAACAATCAGGATAAATTCAGCCAAATATGAACATGATGACAGAATGATAAATCCTAACTCAAAAAGTGAAGAACTTAGAACAACTAGTTTCAAATATCTAAGACAATTATTCAAAATCAAAGATAGTAATGCATTTAGAATTGCAAGTTTGCAGAATTTAGAGTTTTATAATGAGTTGGTTGAAAAATTTTGTTAG